One Cupriavidus taiwanensis LMG 19424 DNA segment encodes these proteins:
- a CDS encoding porin produces the protein MKKYLPIAGAMLAAAVTHAHAQSSVTLYGVADIGIEYLNHVPDATRQSSNLFRMTSGNIAGSRWGMRGVEDLGGGLKGVFVLEGGMVLDTGMASQGGRLFGRKAYVGLDSNAFGQFTMGRHHNLMFDLIITYDPMYFAPKYSAFSHDPWLAGRVDNAAKYTGKFGGLTISGLYSFGVDSTVANGSEVPGNSRVGRDMSAGFSYQAGKFRFGGVYDQLNGNSASKASLTERRYVGAAAVDVGPVTAYLGYRRLVSQLVTTMSRTDLMWAGANWNLAPNFALTGAVYKTNDRTSARDPISFVVSADYRLSKRTDAYVTASYTKNKSGSALSANGYDGSVLPGENQIGAVIGMRHSF, from the coding sequence ATGAAGAAATACCTGCCCATCGCGGGCGCCATGCTCGCGGCGGCGGTCACGCACGCCCATGCGCAGTCGTCGGTCACGCTTTATGGTGTGGCGGACATCGGCATCGAGTACCTGAACCATGTGCCCGATGCCACGCGGCAGAGTAGCAACCTCTTCCGTATGACGTCCGGCAATATCGCCGGAAGTCGCTGGGGCATGCGCGGTGTCGAAGATCTTGGCGGTGGGCTGAAGGGTGTGTTCGTGCTGGAAGGCGGTATGGTGCTCGACACAGGGATGGCATCGCAGGGCGGACGGCTCTTCGGGCGCAAGGCGTACGTCGGACTGGACAGCAACGCGTTCGGGCAGTTCACCATGGGGCGACATCACAACCTGATGTTCGACCTGATCATCACGTATGACCCAATGTACTTTGCACCGAAGTACTCGGCCTTCAGCCATGATCCGTGGTTGGCGGGTAGGGTCGACAATGCGGCCAAATACACAGGCAAGTTTGGCGGCCTGACGATTTCAGGGCTTTACAGTTTCGGTGTTGATTCGACTGTAGCTAATGGATCGGAGGTTCCCGGAAATAGCCGAGTCGGCCGCGACATGAGCGCTGGCTTCAGCTACCAGGCCGGAAAGTTCCGCTTCGGCGGTGTCTATGATCAGCTCAACGGCAATTCAGCCTCGAAGGCAAGCCTCACCGAACGACGTTATGTCGGTGCCGCGGCGGTTGACGTTGGTCCCGTGACGGCATACCTCGGCTACCGCCGTCTGGTGAGCCAACTCGTGACGACGATGTCCCGCACAGATTTGATGTGGGCGGGGGCAAACTGGAACCTCGCACCGAACTTTGCATTGACTGGGGCGGTATACAAAACCAACGATCGTACCTCGGCGAGGGATCCCATCTCATTCGTGGTATCCGCCGATTACCGGTTGTCGAAGCGTACCGATGCCTATGTGACCGCGTCTTACACAAAGAACAAGAGCGGATCGGCGCTAAGCGCGAACGGCTATGACGGTTCCGTCCTGCCCGGTGAAAATCAAATTGGCGCCGTCATCGGCATGCGCCACAGCTTCTAA
- the fur gene encoding ferric iron uptake transcriptional regulator, translated as MPMPSAMSSESTNPSHLKRAGLKATSPRMRILEVFRASARRHLSAEDVYRILLTQDEDAGLSTVYRVLNQLVQADILLRHSFESDHAVFELNEGGHHDHLICVACGRVEEFRDERIEQRQRQVAADNAFELREHMLVLYGVCPQCRAGAADAQRVPELPASA; from the coding sequence ATGCCTATGCCATCCGCCATGTCATCCGAGAGCACCAACCCGAGCCACCTCAAGCGCGCCGGCCTGAAGGCCACCTCGCCGCGGATGCGCATCCTAGAAGTGTTCCGCGCCAGCGCCCGGCGCCACCTGAGCGCGGAAGATGTCTACCGCATCCTGCTGACGCAGGACGAGGATGCCGGACTGTCGACGGTGTACCGCGTGCTCAACCAGCTGGTGCAGGCCGATATCCTGCTGCGGCACAGCTTCGAGTCGGACCACGCGGTATTTGAACTGAACGAGGGCGGTCACCACGACCACCTGATCTGCGTGGCGTGCGGCCGCGTGGAGGAATTCCGCGACGAGCGCATCGAGCAGCGCCAGCGCCAGGTTGCCGCCGACAACGCCTTTGAGCTGCGCGAGCATATGCTGGTGCTGTATGGCGTATGCCCGCAGTGCCGCGCCGGCGCTGCCGATGCGCAGCGCGTGCCGGAACTGCCGGCCAGCGCCTGA
- a CDS encoding DMT family transporter: protein MKPLDLLRLLALAALWGGSFLFIRIGAPVLGPVPTAFVRVLIGALTLAACLPLLGLRWNMQGKWPAVLALGVVNSGIPFAMYAVAALWLPAGYSAVFNAMTPLMGVAIGALAFSEPLTRAKAMGVVLGVAGVGVLTRTGPVAFSTEVLLGALACLFATACYGLSGFLARRWITQRGGLDSRLVAAGSLLGAAAFLLPFCVAALWRHNTLPDAGVGVWAAMVGLGTLCTALAYILYYRLIADLGPVRSLTVTFLIPPFGMVWGALFLGEALSWAHAAGGALIGMAVWLVLRPGAARETGSSQIAATTAER from the coding sequence ATGAAACCCCTCGACTTGCTCCGCCTGCTGGCGCTGGCCGCCCTCTGGGGCGGCAGCTTCCTCTTCATCCGCATCGGCGCGCCGGTGCTGGGGCCGGTGCCGACGGCCTTCGTGCGCGTGCTGATCGGCGCCCTGACGCTGGCGGCGTGCCTGCCGTTGCTGGGCCTGCGCTGGAACATGCAAGGCAAATGGCCGGCGGTGCTGGCGCTGGGCGTGGTCAACTCGGGCATTCCGTTCGCGATGTATGCCGTGGCGGCGCTGTGGCTGCCGGCCGGTTACTCGGCCGTGTTCAACGCCATGACCCCGCTGATGGGCGTGGCAATCGGCGCGCTGGCTTTTTCGGAACCGCTGACGCGGGCGAAGGCCATGGGCGTGGTGCTGGGCGTGGCGGGAGTCGGGGTGCTGACGCGCACCGGGCCGGTGGCCTTTTCCACGGAGGTCCTGCTGGGGGCGCTGGCTTGCCTGTTTGCCACCGCGTGCTACGGGCTGTCGGGCTTTCTTGCCCGGCGCTGGATCACGCAGCGCGGCGGGCTGGACAGCCGGCTGGTCGCGGCCGGCAGCCTGCTCGGCGCGGCGGCGTTCCTGCTGCCCTTCTGCGTCGCGGCGCTATGGCGCCACAACACCCTGCCAGACGCGGGCGTCGGCGTGTGGGCGGCGATGGTGGGCCTGGGCACGCTGTGCACGGCGCTGGCCTACATCCTGTATTACCGGCTCATTGCGGACCTTGGCCCGGTGCGCTCGCTGACCGTCACCTTCCTGATCCCGCCGTTCGGCATGGTGTGGGGCGCGCTGTTCCTGGGCGAGGCACTGTCGTGGGCGCATGCCGCCGGCGGCGCGCTGATCGGGATGGCGGTGTGGCTGGTACTGCGGCCGGGGGCTGCGCGGGAAACGGGAAGCAGCCAGATCGCCGCGACTACCGCTGAACGCTGA